A region of Numenius arquata chromosome 25, bNumArq3.hap1.1, whole genome shotgun sequence DNA encodes the following proteins:
- the DAPK3 gene encoding death-associated protein kinase 3 isoform X1, whose product MSTFRQESVEDFYEMGEELGSGQFAIVRKCRERKTGLEYAAKFIKKRRLSSSRRGVSREEIEREVDILREIQHPNIITLHDIFENKTDVVLILELVSGGELFDFLAEKESLTEEEATQFLKQILDGVHYLHSKRIAHFDLKPENIMLLDKNVPNPRIKLIDFGIAHKIEAGNEFKNIFGTPEFVAPEIVNYEPLGLEADMWSIGVITYILLSGASPFLGETKQETLTNISAVNYDFDEEYFSNTSELAKDFIRRLLVKDPKKRMTIAQSLEHPWIKVIKRRNVRNEDNSKKPERRRLKTTRLKEYTIKSHSSMPPNNTYINFERFSKVMEEVAAAEESLRELERNKKSFQEDIEALLSIYEEKESWYKEENESISQDLRQIRQELQKTEALKKQAQEETKSVVQVANGLKRRYRKLENHYEALAKQVASEMKFVQELVWSIEREKLQSGEGDGSIR is encoded by the exons ATGTCTACCTTCCGGCAGGAGAGCGTGGAGGACTTCTACGAGATGGGGGAAGAGCTGGGCAG CGGCCAGTTTGCCATTGTACGGAAATGCCGGGAGAGGAAAACGGGTCTGGAATACGCGGCCAAATTCATCAAGAAGCGGCGGCTGTCGTCCAGCCGCCGGGGCGTGAGCCGGGAGGAGATCGAGAGGGAGGTGGACATCCTGCGGGAGATCCAGCACCCCAACATCATCACCCTGCACGACATCTTCGAGAATAAGACGGATGTGGTGCTGATCCTGGAGCTGGTCTCGGGCGGCGAGCTCTTTGATTTCCTGGCCGAGAAGGAGTCCCTGACGGAGGAGGAGGCCACCCAGTTCCTCAAGCAGATCCTGGATGGGGTGCACTACCTGCACTCCAAGCGCATTGCCCACTTTGACTTGAAG CCGGAGAACATCATGCTGCTGGACAAGAACGTGCCAAACCCTCGCATCAAACTCATCGACTTCGGGATCGCCCACAAGATCGAAGCTGGGAATGAATTCAAGAATATATTTGGGACGCCGGAGTTCGTAG CCCCAGAAATCGTGAACTACGAGCCCCTGGGGCTGGAGGCTGACATGTG gAGCATTGGGGTCATCACTTACATCCT GCTGAGCGGAGCCTCCCCGTTCCTGGGGGAAACGAAGCAAGAGACCCTGACCAACATCTCCGCCGTCAACTACGACTTCGACGAGGAGTATTTCAGCAACACCAGCGAACTGGCCAAGGACTTCATCCGCCGCCTGCTCGTCAAGGACCCCAA GAAGCGGATGACCATCGCTCAAAGCCTGGAACACCCTTGGATTAAG GTGATCAAGAGGAGGAACGTCCGCAATGAAGACAACAGTAAGAAGCCTGAGCGCCGCCGGCTGAAGACCACGCGCCTGAAGGAGTACACCATCAAGTCCCACTCCAGCATGCCACCAAACAACACCTACATCAACTTCGAGCGCTTCTCCAAGGTCATGGAGGAGGTGGCCGCAGCTGAAGAGAGCCTCCGAGAGCTGGAGAGGAACAAGAAGTCCTTCCAGGAGGACATCGAGGCCCTTCTGTCCATCTATGAGGAGAAGGAGTCGTGGTACAAGGAGGAGAATGAGAGCATCAGCCAGGACCTCCGCCAGATCCGTCAGGAGCTGCAGAAGACAGAGGCCCTGAAGAAGCAGGCGCAGGAGGAGACCAAGAGCGTGGTGCAGGTGGCCAACGGCCTCAAGCGGCGTTACCGAAAGCTGGAGAACCACTATGAGGCCTTGGCCAAGCAGGTGGCCTCAGAGATGAAGTTCGTCCAGGAGCTGGTGTGGTCCATTGAGCGGGAGAAGCTGCAAAGCGGGGAGGGAGATGGCAGCATCCGCTAA
- the DAPK3 gene encoding death-associated protein kinase 3 isoform X2, translated as MSTFRQESVEDFYEMGEELGSGQFAIVRKCRERKTGLEYAAKFIKKRRLSSSRRGVSREEIEREVDILREIQHPNIITLHDIFENKTDVVLILELVSGGELFDFLAEKESLTEEEATQFLKQILDGVHYLHSKRIAHFDLKPENIMLLDKNVPNPRIKLIDFGIAHKIEAGNEFKNIFGTPEFVAPEIVNYEPLGLEADMWSIGVITYILLSGASPFLGETKQETLTNISAVNYDFDEEYFSNTSELAKDFIRRLLVKDPKKRMTIAQSLEHPWIKVRNNSKKPERRRLKTTRLKEYTIKSHSSMPPNNTYINFERFSKVMEEVAAAEESLRELERNKKSFQEDIEALLSIYEEKESWYKEENESISQDLRQIRQELQKTEALKKQAQEETKSVVQVANGLKRRYRKLENHYEALAKQVASEMKFVQELVWSIEREKLQSGEGDGSIR; from the exons ATGTCTACCTTCCGGCAGGAGAGCGTGGAGGACTTCTACGAGATGGGGGAAGAGCTGGGCAG CGGCCAGTTTGCCATTGTACGGAAATGCCGGGAGAGGAAAACGGGTCTGGAATACGCGGCCAAATTCATCAAGAAGCGGCGGCTGTCGTCCAGCCGCCGGGGCGTGAGCCGGGAGGAGATCGAGAGGGAGGTGGACATCCTGCGGGAGATCCAGCACCCCAACATCATCACCCTGCACGACATCTTCGAGAATAAGACGGATGTGGTGCTGATCCTGGAGCTGGTCTCGGGCGGCGAGCTCTTTGATTTCCTGGCCGAGAAGGAGTCCCTGACGGAGGAGGAGGCCACCCAGTTCCTCAAGCAGATCCTGGATGGGGTGCACTACCTGCACTCCAAGCGCATTGCCCACTTTGACTTGAAG CCGGAGAACATCATGCTGCTGGACAAGAACGTGCCAAACCCTCGCATCAAACTCATCGACTTCGGGATCGCCCACAAGATCGAAGCTGGGAATGAATTCAAGAATATATTTGGGACGCCGGAGTTCGTAG CCCCAGAAATCGTGAACTACGAGCCCCTGGGGCTGGAGGCTGACATGTG gAGCATTGGGGTCATCACTTACATCCT GCTGAGCGGAGCCTCCCCGTTCCTGGGGGAAACGAAGCAAGAGACCCTGACCAACATCTCCGCCGTCAACTACGACTTCGACGAGGAGTATTTCAGCAACACCAGCGAACTGGCCAAGGACTTCATCCGCCGCCTGCTCGTCAAGGACCCCAA GAAGCGGATGACCATCGCTCAAAGCCTGGAACACCCTTGGATTAAGGTGAGAA ACAACAGTAAGAAGCCTGAGCGCCGCCGGCTGAAGACCACGCGCCTGAAGGAGTACACCATCAAGTCCCACTCCAGCATGCCACCAAACAACACCTACATCAACTTCGAGCGCTTCTCCAAGGTCATGGAGGAGGTGGCCGCAGCTGAAGAGAGCCTCCGAGAGCTGGAGAGGAACAAGAAGTCCTTCCAGGAGGACATCGAGGCCCTTCTGTCCATCTATGAGGAGAAGGAGTCGTGGTACAAGGAGGAGAATGAGAGCATCAGCCAGGACCTCCGCCAGATCCGTCAGGAGCTGCAGAAGACAGAGGCCCTGAAGAAGCAGGCGCAGGAGGAGACCAAGAGCGTGGTGCAGGTGGCCAACGGCCTCAAGCGGCGTTACCGAAAGCTGGAGAACCACTATGAGGCCTTGGCCAAGCAGGTGGCCTCAGAGATGAAGTTCGTCCAGGAGCTGGTGTGGTCCATTGAGCGGGAGAAGCTGCAAAGCGGGGAGGGAGATGGCAGCATCCGCTAA
- the EEF2 gene encoding elongation factor 2, whose translation MVNFTVDQIRAIMDKKANIRNMSVIAHVDHGKSTLTDSLVCKAGIIASARAGETRFTDTRKDEQERCITIKSTAISLFYELSENDLAFIKQSKDGSGFLINLIDSPGHVDFSSEVTAALRVTDGALVVVDCVSGVCVQTETVLRQAIAERIKPVLMMNKMDRALLELQLEPEELYQTFQRIVENVNVIISTYGEGESGPMGNIMIDPVLGTVGFGSGLHGWAFTLKQFAEMYVAKFAAKGDAQLSPSERAKKVEDMMKKLWGDRYFDPATGKFSKSATSPDGKKLPRTFCQLILDPIFKVFDAIMNFKKEEAAKLIEKLDIKLDSEDKDKEGKPLLKAVMRRWLPAGDALLQMITIHLPSPVTAQKYRCELLYEGPPDDEAAIGIKNCDPKGPLMMYISKMVPTSDKGRFYAFGRVFSGLVSTGLKVRIMGPNYTPGKKEDLYLKPIQRTILMMGRYVEPIEDVPCGNIVGLVGVDQFLVKTGTITTFEHAHNMRVMKFSVSPVVRVAVEAKNPADLPKLVEGLKRLAKSDPMVQCIIEESGEHIIAGAGELHLEICLKDLEEDHACIPIKKSDPVVSYRETVSEESNVMCLSKSPNKHNRLYMKARPFPDGLAEDIDKGEVSARQELKQRARYLAEKYEWDVTEARKIWCFGPDGTGPNILTDITKGVQYLNEIKDSVVAGFQWATKEGVLCEENMRGVRFDVHDVTLHADAIHRGGGQIIPTARRCLYACVLTAQPRLMEPIYLVEIQCPEQVVGGIYGVLNRKRGHVFEETQVAGTPMFVVKAYLPVNESFGFTADLRSNTGGQAFPQCVFDHWQILPGDPFENASRPCQVVAETRKRKGLKEGIPALDNFLDKL comes from the exons ATG GTGAACTTCACAGTAGACCAGATACGGGCCATCATGGACAAAAAGGCCAACATCAGAAACATGTCCGTGATTGCCCACGTCGATCACGGCAAATCCACCTTGACTGATTCTCTGGTATGCAAAGCTGGTATCATCGCTTCTGCCCGCGCGGGGGAGACCCGTTTCACTGACACAAGGAAGGATGAGCAGGAACGGTGCATCACCATCAAATCGAC agctATTTCCCTATTTTACGAGCTTTCTGAAAACGATTTGGCCTTCATCAAGCAGAGCAAGGATGGTTCTGGTTTCTTGATCAACCTGATTGACTCTCCAGGGCATGTGGACTTCTCTTCAGAGGTCACTGCTGCTCTTCGTGTCACTGATGGTGCCCTGGTTGTTGTAGACTGTGTCTCTG GCGTGTGCGTGCAGACAGAGACTGTGCTGCGTCAGGCCATTGCCGAGAGGATCAAGCCTGTCCTGATGATGAACAAGATGGACCGAgcgctgctggagctgcagctggagccagaAGAGCTGTACCAGACCTTCCAGCGCATCGTGGAAAACGTGAACGTCATTATCTCCACGTATGGAGAAGGAGAAAGTGGCCCAATGGGAAATATCATG ATTGACCCAGTGCTCGGTACCGTCGGCTTTGGTTCTGGCCTGCACGGCTGGGCTTTCACCCTCAAACAGTTTGCTGAAATGTACGTTGCGAAGTTCGCTGCCAAGGGTGATGCCCAGCTGAGTCCATCTGAGCGTGCCAAGAAAGTAGAAGACATGATGAAGAAGCTGTGGGGAGACAG GTATTTTGATCCTGCTACTGGCAAGTTCAGCAAATCTGCTACCAGCCCTGATGGAAAGAAACTGCCCAGGACCTTCTGCCAGCTCATCCTTGACCCCATCTTCAAG GTTTTTGATGCAATCATGAACTTCAAGAAAGAGGAGGCGGCTAAACTGATTGAGAAACTGGACATCAAGCTTGACAGTGAAGATAAGGACAAGGAGGGCAAACCCCTGCTGAAG GCTGTGATGAGGCGGTGGCTGCCTGCCGGAGATGCCCTGCTGCAGATGATCACCATTCACCTGCCTTCTCCTGTCACAGCCCAGAAGTACCGCTGTGAGCTGCTCTACGAGGGACCCCCTGATGATGAGGCTGCCATAG GTATTAAGAACTGTGACCCCAAAGGCCCCCTGATGATGTACATCTCTAAAATGGTGCCAACCTCTGACAAGGGACGTTTCTACGCTTTTGGACGTGTCTTCTCTGGTCTCGTCTCAACTGGCTTGAAAGTCAGAATCATGGGACCAAACTACACACctggcaagaaggaggatctgtACCTGAAGCCAATTCAAAG GACCATTCTCATGATGGGCCGCTACGTTGAACCCATCGAGGACGTGCCTTGTGGAAACATTGTTGGTCTGGTTGGTGTCGACCAGTTCCTTGTGAAGACTGGAACCATCACCACCTTCGAGCACGCTCACAACATGAGAGTCATGAAGTTCAGCGTCAGCCCTGTTGTGCGCGTGGCTGTGGAGGCCAAGAACCCAGCGGACCTGCCCAAGCTGGTGGAGGGACTGAAGCGTCTTGCCAAGTCTGACCCTATGGTGCAG TGCATCATCGAGGAGTCTGGGGAGCACATCAtcgctggggcaggggagctgcaCTTGGAGATCTGCCTGAAGGATCTGGAGGAGGACCACGCCTGCATTCCCATTAAG AAATCAGATCCTGTTGTGTCCTACCGTGAGACAGTCAGCGAGGAATCCAATGTGATGTGCCTTTCTAAGTCCCCCAACAAACACAACAGGCTCTACATGAAGGCCCGACCCTTCCCAGATGGTTTGGCCGAGGACATCGACAAGGGTGAGGTCTCAGCTCGTCAGGAGCTGAAGCAACGAGCTCGTTACCTGGCTGAGAAGTACGAGTGGGATGTCACCGAAGCCAGGAAGATCTGGTGCTTTGGTCCTGATGGCACCGGCCCCAACATTCTGACCGACATCACCAAGGGAGTGCAGTACCTCAATGAGATCAAGGACAGCGTGGTGGCCGGCTTCCAGTGGGCCACAAAGGAG GGGGTCCTGTGTGAGGAGAACATGCGTGGTGTGCGTTTCGATGTGCACGATGTCACCCTGCACGCCGATGCCATCCACCGCGGAGGTGGGCAGATCATTCCCACTGCCAGGAGATGCCTGTATGCCTGTGTGCTCACCGCTCAGCCCAGGCTCATGGAGCCCATCTACCTTGTGGAAATCCAG TGCCCAGAGCAGGTGGTGGGTGGCATCTATGGTGTGCTGAACAGGAAGCGTGGCCACGTCTTTGAGGAGACCCAGGTGGCCGGCACCCCCATGTTCGTGGTCAAGGCCTACCTGCCTGTCAACGAGTCCTTTG GTTTCACAGCGGATTTGAGGTCCAACACTGGTGGCCAAGCTTTCCCCCAGTGTGTCTTCGACCACTGGCAGATCCTGCCCGGGGACCCCTTCGAGAACGCCAGCCGGCCCTGCCAGGTGGTGGCCGAGACCCGTAAACGCAAAGGGCTGAAGGAAGGCATCCCCGCCCTTGACAACTTCCTCGACAAACTCTAA